The Fulvivirga ligni genome window below encodes:
- a CDS encoding RagB/SusD family nutrient uptake outer membrane protein, which produces MKKIYIHILIIFAVLTSSCVDDLNVSPIDPDDQTPSDVLVDVDAYKQLLAKLYGGLALTGQQGPAGQGDIAGIDEGFSSYLRGYFLHQEMTTDEAVIGWNDQTIKDFHDLDWGASDAFIRGMYSRIFYQITLANQFIRETSDVGGLSASEQDEITAFRAEARFLRALSYWHAMDLFSDVPFVTEADAIGAFLPEQATRSQIFEYIESELIAINEDLIAPGQNEYARADRAAAWALLAKLYLNAEVYVGENHYTECIDYCKRIIDAGYSLESDYSHMFLADNQDSPEFIFQIAFDGQNTQSYGGTTFIIHGAVGGSMSAAAFGIDGGWSGMRTTSAFVNKFSDTSGDTDSRAMFYTDGQSLEIDDLTEFTQGYAIAKYKNVTSTGAQGSNATFTDTDFPVFRLGDIYLTYAEAVLRGGSGGSTGEALTYVNALRERAYGDASGNISAAQLNLGFILDERARELYWECQRRTDLVRFGQLTTSEYIWPWKGGVKSGKAVDVRYNIFPLPASDVAANPNLKQPGDY; this is translated from the coding sequence ATGAAAAAGATATATATACACATATTAATCATTTTCGCGGTATTGACGTCGTCATGCGTAGATGATTTAAATGTATCACCAATAGATCCGGATGATCAAACCCCTTCAGATGTTTTGGTGGACGTAGATGCATACAAACAGCTGCTAGCTAAATTATATGGAGGTTTAGCACTAACAGGCCAGCAAGGTCCTGCCGGACAAGGTGACATAGCTGGAATAGATGAAGGTTTCTCTTCATATTTAAGAGGTTACTTCTTACACCAGGAAATGACTACTGATGAGGCTGTTATAGGTTGGAATGACCAGACGATAAAAGATTTTCATGATCTAGATTGGGGAGCAAGTGACGCCTTTATCAGAGGAATGTACTCCAGAATATTTTACCAGATCACTTTAGCTAATCAGTTCATTAGAGAAACTTCTGATGTAGGTGGTTTGTCTGCAAGTGAGCAGGATGAAATCACAGCTTTTAGAGCTGAGGCTAGATTCCTAAGAGCACTTAGTTATTGGCATGCAATGGATTTGTTTTCTGATGTTCCTTTTGTTACCGAGGCGGATGCCATAGGTGCATTCTTACCGGAGCAGGCTACAAGATCTCAAATCTTTGAATACATAGAGTCGGAGCTTATCGCTATTAATGAAGATTTAATTGCTCCCGGACAAAATGAATATGCCAGAGCTGATCGTGCAGCTGCTTGGGCTTTATTAGCTAAATTATATCTCAACGCAGAGGTATATGTGGGTGAAAATCATTATACAGAATGTATCGATTATTGTAAAAGAATAATTGATGCTGGTTATAGTTTAGAGTCAGATTACTCACACATGTTCTTAGCGGATAATCAGGATTCACCTGAATTTATCTTTCAAATTGCGTTTGATGGACAAAATACTCAGTCATATGGAGGAACTACTTTCATAATTCATGGGGCAGTAGGTGGATCTATGTCTGCAGCAGCCTTCGGTATAGATGGTGGATGGAGTGGTATGAGAACCACTAGCGCCTTTGTTAATAAGTTCTCTGATACTTCTGGAGATACTGATAGCAGAGCCATGTTCTACACTGATGGTCAGTCATTAGAAATAGATGATCTTACAGAATTTACTCAAGGTTACGCAATAGCAAAGTACAAAAATGTAACTAGTACGGGAGCTCAAGGTTCTAACGCTACGTTTACAGATACTGATTTCCCTGTTTTTAGATTAGGTGATATCTATCTTACTTATGCCGAAGCAGTTCTGCGTGGTGGTTCTGGAGGTAGTACAGGAGAAGCTTTAACATATGTGAATGCTTTAAGGGAAAGAGCTTATGGAGATGCTTCGGGTAATATTTCAGCCGCTCAACTGAACTTAGGTTTCATTCTTGATGAAAGAGCTCGTGAGTTATACTGGGAATGCCAAAGAAGAACTGACTTAGTAAGATTTGGACAATTAACCACCAGTGAGTACATCTGGCCTTGGAAAGGTGGAGTGAAATCAGGAAAGGCGGTTGATGTTAGGTATAACATTTTCCCATTACCTGCTTCAGATGTAGCGGCTAATCCTAATTTGAAGCAACCGGGTGATTATTAA
- a CDS encoding alpha-amylase family glycosyl hydrolase, translating into MNKFYYSILTLLLISFSGYAQVTTNPEIVVASEPVTITVDVTGTGLQDYTDDVWLWTWIKEGNATGDAPTNVNPATAAQDAAKMTRSNEDPNIYSITLTLSEFYNVDAADMDVVGLLLKGRDWSNGQTPDYSIDISEPGFSVKITQPSTFPLFLNEGDNLNIEATAAEEASLSLLVNGNEVASTIGSILSYTLEAGVPGKYVVTLNGTSGEEEASDSFTFLVREESPTASRPEGVIPGINYHENDNTKATLCLQAPDKQSVYLLGDFNNWEIDPDYQMNKDGEFYWLEITGLTPNKEYVFQYLVDESIKIGDPYADKIVDPANDPYISNDTYPDLITYPDNNVISGIATVLQTGQTPYNWEITDFDKPASEDLVIYELLIRDFDIRHDYQGVLNHIDYLAGLGINAIELMPIMEFDGNLSWGYNPAFFLASDKYYGSKNELKRFIDECHKRGIAVILDMVLNHTHEKNPIAQLYWDYDNNRPAADNPWLNPEAKHPYNVFNDFNHESSYTKAFVDTVNNYWVNEYKFDGYRFDLTKGFTQNFNTDVNAWSRYDQSRIDLLTRMTDKIWANDPSTYVIFEHLAENSEELVLANYGIMLWGNMNHNYNQITMGYAEESDLSWAYYGTRNWNDPNLISYMESHDEERMMFKNINYGNAEGDYNTRELKEAVDRTTAAAAFYYLIPGPKMLWQFGELGYDINIDFNGRTGEKPIPWDNSGAGLDYNLDDDRTDLYDGFAKIISLKNDYGVFRSDNVTMFGGNTLIKELLIENDTDTDSPASVDEMDVYVVGNFGVSETSIAGHFTHTGAWFDYFSGKQLDVASTEQAVVLKPGDFKIYTDFRISEEVITSVQDAVSNDAQWGFYPNPVLDRLQLKTDGLNNYSVKILDINGREYLSEENLQENAWLDVHTLKKGIYIIRISNSNHTFAQKFVKN; encoded by the coding sequence ATGAACAAATTTTACTACTCAATACTAACCCTATTACTCATCTCATTTTCTGGTTATGCTCAAGTAACCACCAACCCCGAGATAGTAGTTGCTAGTGAGCCTGTAACTATTACTGTAGATGTTACTGGTACTGGCTTGCAGGACTATACTGATGATGTATGGCTTTGGACATGGATCAAGGAAGGCAACGCCACAGGTGATGCTCCTACTAATGTGAATCCGGCTACAGCGGCCCAGGATGCTGCTAAAATGACGCGCTCAAATGAAGATCCGAATATTTATTCTATCACCCTTACACTCAGTGAATTCTATAATGTAGACGCTGCTGATATGGATGTTGTTGGCCTACTGTTGAAAGGCCGTGATTGGAGTAACGGGCAGACGCCAGATTATTCAATCGATATTAGTGAGCCTGGGTTTTCAGTGAAAATAACTCAGCCTTCTACTTTTCCTTTATTCTTGAATGAAGGAGATAATCTGAATATTGAAGCGACAGCTGCTGAAGAGGCAAGTTTATCACTTCTTGTGAATGGAAATGAGGTGGCCTCAACTATCGGCAGTATATTGTCATACACATTAGAAGCCGGAGTGCCCGGAAAATATGTTGTAACGCTCAACGGTACAAGCGGTGAAGAGGAAGCTTCTGATTCCTTTACATTTCTGGTAAGAGAAGAAAGTCCTACGGCTTCACGGCCTGAAGGTGTTATTCCCGGCATTAATTATCATGAAAATGATAATACAAAGGCCACTTTATGTCTGCAAGCTCCGGATAAACAGTCGGTTTATCTGTTAGGGGACTTCAATAACTGGGAGATTGATCCAGATTATCAGATGAATAAAGACGGCGAATTCTATTGGTTGGAGATTACTGGACTTACACCAAATAAGGAATATGTTTTTCAATATCTGGTAGATGAAAGCATTAAAATAGGAGACCCTTATGCAGATAAGATTGTAGATCCCGCTAATGATCCATACATTTCTAATGATACTTATCCTGATCTAATAACCTATCCGGATAATAATGTAATCAGTGGTATAGCTACCGTACTTCAGACAGGACAAACGCCTTACAACTGGGAAATAACGGATTTCGATAAGCCTGCCAGTGAGGACTTGGTGATTTATGAGTTACTAATCAGAGATTTCGATATCAGACATGATTATCAAGGGGTACTCAATCATATAGATTACCTTGCTGGTCTGGGCATTAATGCCATTGAGCTTATGCCCATCATGGAATTTGACGGAAACCTTAGCTGGGGTTATAATCCAGCCTTCTTTTTAGCTTCTGACAAATATTATGGTTCTAAAAATGAATTAAAAAGGTTCATAGATGAATGCCACAAGAGAGGGATAGCAGTTATTTTGGATATGGTGCTTAATCATACTCATGAAAAGAATCCTATTGCTCAATTGTATTGGGACTATGATAACAACAGACCAGCGGCAGATAATCCATGGTTAAACCCGGAAGCGAAACATCCATATAATGTGTTTAATGACTTCAATCATGAGTCTTCTTATACAAAGGCTTTTGTGGATACAGTGAATAATTACTGGGTAAATGAGTACAAGTTCGATGGTTATAGATTTGACCTTACAAAAGGGTTTACTCAGAATTTTAATACTGATGTAAACGCCTGGAGTCGGTATGACCAGTCAAGGATAGACTTACTGACCAGAATGACTGATAAGATATGGGCCAATGATCCATCTACGTATGTGATTTTTGAGCATCTGGCAGAAAATAGCGAAGAGCTAGTGCTGGCTAATTACGGTATTATGCTTTGGGGCAATATGAACCACAATTATAACCAGATTACTATGGGTTATGCTGAAGAATCAGACCTGAGCTGGGCATACTACGGTACTAGAAACTGGAATGATCCCAATTTGATCTCCTACATGGAAAGTCATGATGAGGAGAGAATGATGTTTAAAAATATTAACTATGGAAACGCTGAGGGTGATTACAACACCAGAGAACTTAAGGAGGCTGTGGACAGAACTACAGCAGCTGCTGCATTTTACTATCTGATTCCTGGCCCTAAAATGTTATGGCAATTCGGAGAGCTGGGTTATGATATCAATATCGACTTTAACGGTAGAACAGGGGAGAAGCCTATTCCATGGGATAATTCAGGTGCTGGCTTAGATTATAATCTGGATGATGATCGTACAGACTTGTATGATGGTTTTGCTAAAATCATAAGCCTTAAAAATGATTATGGTGTTTTTAGGTCAGACAATGTAACCATGTTTGGAGGTAATACCCTCATAAAGGAGCTTTTGATAGAAAATGACACAGACACTGACAGCCCTGCAAGTGTAGATGAAATGGATGTGTATGTGGTTGGTAACTTTGGCGTATCAGAGACCAGCATTGCGGGACATTTTACTCACACAGGTGCCTGGTTTGATTATTTTTCTGGTAAGCAGCTGGACGTGGCTTCAACAGAGCAAGCTGTGGTTTTAAAGCCAGGTGATTTTAAGATTTATACTGATTTTAGAATTAGTGAAGAAGTAATCACATCAGTTCAAGATGCCGTTTCTAACGATGCCCAGTGGGGATTTTATCCTAATCCGGTATTGGATAGATTACAGTTGAAAACTGATGGTTTAAATAACTACTCTGTTAAGATTCTGGATATTAATGGAAGAGAGTATTTGAGTGAAGAAAATCTGCAGGAAAATGCATGGTTAGATGTTCATACATTGAAAAAGGGAATATATATTATCCGAATTTCGAACTCTAACCACACATTTGCGCAGAAGTTTGTTAAAAACTAA
- a CDS encoding SusE domain-containing protein, giving the protein MNRFIYILSLLFVGLIMACEDDSEKVVVSSDPLDPELTFPTTPGIAFAKANEDSTITFKWSEADFAIKAVTHYGVQLSLDESFASNVTILEVTEQLSGGAKVSAINKALIDWELPIDESVEVFSRVFATVNPNVDTAFSTAVSYIMTPYETLPEYPMVYVPGAYQGWSPGEVNGRLFSYESNDVYEGIIRLTGSDPVEFKLTPAPNWDNSWGGTLTADGDGYTGTLDGGDNLKAAPGTYKFTFNTTDLTITLEKTDDWGVIGSSVAPFDWSADVDMFYNGQRKMWEITDDFKAGEFKFRANDDWAKNYGDSEPDMVLDTNDGNNIKLDSDGNYTIRANFETMDYTVDQN; this is encoded by the coding sequence ATGAACAGATTTATATATATTCTTTCACTATTATTCGTGGGGCTTATTATGGCCTGCGAAGATGATTCTGAAAAGGTGGTGGTATCTTCAGATCCACTTGATCCGGAGTTGACTTTTCCTACCACACCTGGAATAGCTTTCGCAAAGGCGAACGAAGATTCAACTATTACTTTTAAATGGTCGGAGGCTGACTTTGCCATTAAAGCGGTGACACATTACGGTGTTCAACTTTCACTAGATGAATCGTTCGCAAGTAATGTTACTATATTAGAAGTTACTGAACAGCTGAGTGGTGGAGCTAAGGTGAGTGCCATCAATAAAGCCCTAATCGATTGGGAACTTCCTATTGATGAGTCGGTTGAAGTATTTAGCAGAGTTTTTGCTACCGTTAACCCTAATGTAGATACGGCATTTTCAACTGCTGTAAGCTACATTATGACTCCTTATGAGACACTTCCTGAGTACCCTATGGTATATGTACCAGGTGCCTACCAAGGATGGTCTCCAGGAGAAGTTAATGGTCGATTATTCTCATATGAAAGCAATGATGTTTACGAAGGAATTATTCGTCTTACAGGTAGTGATCCTGTAGAATTCAAGCTTACTCCAGCTCCTAATTGGGATAATTCTTGGGGAGGAACGCTAACAGCTGATGGTGATGGCTATACAGGTACTTTAGATGGAGGTGATAACTTAAAGGCAGCTCCTGGTACTTATAAGTTTACTTTTAACACTACAGATTTAACTATTACCCTGGAAAAAACTGATGATTGGGGTGTGATAGGTTCTTCTGTGGCACCGTTTGACTGGTCTGCCGATGTGGATATGTTCTACAATGGGCAGAGAAAGATGTGGGAGATCACGGATGATTTCAAAGCTGGAGAATTCAAGTTTAGAGCCAATGATGACTGGGCGAAGAACTATGGAGACTCTGAGCCGGATATGGTGCTCGACACAAATGATGGTAATAACATCAAACTTGATTCGGATGGAAATTATACCATTAGGGCCAATTTTGAAACAATGGATTATACAGTAGATCAAAACTAA